A single region of the Salvia miltiorrhiza cultivar Shanhuang (shh) chromosome 8, IMPLAD_Smil_shh, whole genome shotgun sequence genome encodes:
- the LOC131000554 gene encoding uncharacterized protein LOC131000554 isoform X1 encodes MSMVGNSLDPDEEYDALFNILDFPIECLEGDEVAADWDSSNAQFLGPIPSSVLMEQPMMSNEEFNVPNLFPRPVAPIAAAPKLKQLHEHVDTSRLCIPRQRKFAKVQESGSFHTQSPVSVLESSSSCLREKSLSIKSEHAVPARSRSKRVRYSGINPWLLAAHELSTSKRTSNAGRSTENRKRLFLQPVSIDLMRKSPENVENSLTVPDPAHQVKKCAHCQSTKTPLWREGPLGPKTLCNACGVQYRSGRLFPEYRPAASPTFVPSQHSNSHRKVVEMRSGTKQLKVKIEIVGAPDQKQLTKHVKRMQLAKHVDTSSSLQSAGAAKQRQLAELVDTSSSLQIAGAPKQKLLAKYDDASSSLLIAGAPKRKLLAKYDDTYSSQIPLQNKLAKIQESGASCTQSHVSLLQSSSYVRYRSKYVEPAGVNLGFLPSPCKKASSSMRGKENRKKLFKVPVAFGVMINSPEKDGVSLDVSDPAPLQNASNSMKGKQSRKRLLQLPVAVDVMKSSPKKEDASLDVSDLARLRNASNPSCPAVVKKCSHCQSSKTPQWREGPLGPQTLCNACGLRYRSGRLLPEYRPAASPTFMPSQHSNSHKKLVQMRIKAMKLTADI; translated from the exons ATGAGCATGGTTGGCAATAGTTTGGATCCGGATGAGGAGTATGATGCCTTGTTCAATATTCTGGACTTTCCTATTGAATGCTTGGAAGGGGATGAAGTTGCAGCCGATTGGGATAGTAGCAATGCACAATTTCTTGGGCCTATTCCTTCTAGTGTGCTAATGGAGCAACCGATGATGTCCAATGAGGAATTTAATGTTCCTAATTTGTTTCCTCGACCAGTTGCTCCT ATTGCTGCAGCTCCAAAGTTAAAGCAGCTGCACGAGCATGTTGATACCTCTAGATTGTGTATTCCTCGTCAGAGGAAATTTGCTAAGGTCCAAGAGTCTGGTTCCTTCCACACTCAAAGCCCTGTTTCGGTTCTTGAAAGCAGTAGCTCCTGCTTGAGAGAAAAGAGCTTGTCTATCAAATCTGAACATGCTGTTCCAGCACGAAGCAGATCGAAAAGAGTTAGATATTCAGGTATAAACCCGTGGCTTTTGGCAGCACATGAGCTTTCCACTTCTAAACGGACTTCAAATGCCGGGAGAAGTACAGAGAATAGGAAAAGATTATTTCTGCAGCCTGTTTCCATTGATTTGATGAGAAAATCTCCCGAAAATGTTGAAAACTCATTAACGGTCCCAGATCCTGCCCATCAAGTTAAGAAGTGTGCTCATTGCCAATCGACAAAGACACCACTCTGGAGAGAGGGGCCACTGGGGCCAAAGACTCTCTGCAACGCATGTGGGGTTCAATATCGATCTGGACGTCTATTTCCAGAATATCGACCAGCAGCAAGTCCTACATTTGTCCCATCTCAGCACTCGAACTCCCACAGGAAGGTGGTAGAGATGAGGAGCGGAACTAAACAATTGAAAGTTAAAATTGAG ATTGTTGGAGCTCCGGATCAAAAGCAGCTAACTAAGCACGTCAAGCGAATGCAGCTGGCCAAGCATGTTGATACCTCTAGCTCACTTCAGAGTGCTGGAGCTGCCAAGCAAAGGCAGCTGGCCGAGCTTGTTGACACCTCTAGCTCACTTCAGATTGCTGGAGCGCCCAAGCAAAAGCTTCTAGCCAAGTATGATGATGCCTCAAGCTCACTTCTGATAGCTGGAGCTCCCAAGCGAAAGCTGCTAGCCAAGTATGATGATACCTACAGCTCGCAAATTCCTTTGCAGAATAAATTGGCCAAGATTCAAGAATCCGGTGCCTCCTGTACTCAGAGTCACGTCTCACTCCTCCAAAGCAGTAGCTACGTCAGATACAGATCAAAATACGTTGAACCTGCAGGTGTAAACCTGGGGTTTCTGCCATCACCCTGCAAAAAGGCTTCAAGTTCCATGAGAGGTAAAGAGAATAGGAAGAAGTTATTTAAGGTGCCTGTTGCTTTTGGTGTCATGATAAACTCCCCCGAGAAAGACGGTGTCTCGTTGGACGTCTCAGATCCTGCACCTCTGCAAAATGCTTCAAATTCCATGAAAGGTAAACAGAGTAGGAAAAGGTTACTTCAGCTGCCTGTTGCTGTTGATGTCATGAAAAGCTCCCCCAAAAAAGAAGATGCCTCATTGGACGTCTCAGATCTTGCGCGTCTGCGAAATGCTTCAAACCCTTCTTGCCCTGCAGTTGTTAAGAAGTGTTCTCATTGTCAGTCATCGAAGACACCACAATGGAGAGAGGGACCATTAGGGCCACAGACACTCTGCAATGCATGTGGGCTCCGATACCGGTCTGGACGTCTACTCCCAGAGTATCGGCCAGCAGCAAGTCCTACATTCATGCCATCGCAGCATTCGAACTCCCACAAGAAGCTCGTGCAGATGAGAATTAAAGCTATGAAGTTGACTGCTGATATCTAG
- the LOC131000554 gene encoding uncharacterized protein LOC131000554 isoform X2: MLDMIAAAPKLKQLHEHVDTSRLCIPRQRKFAKVQESGSFHTQSPVSVLESSSSCLREKSLSIKSEHAVPARSRSKRVRYSGINPWLLAAHELSTSKRTSNAGRSTENRKRLFLQPVSIDLMRKSPENVENSLTVPDPAHQVKKCAHCQSTKTPLWREGPLGPKTLCNACGVQYRSGRLFPEYRPAASPTFVPSQHSNSHRKVVEMRSGTKQLKVKIEIVGAPDQKQLTKHVKRMQLAKHVDTSSSLQSAGAAKQRQLAELVDTSSSLQIAGAPKQKLLAKYDDASSSLLIAGAPKRKLLAKYDDTYSSQIPLQNKLAKIQESGASCTQSHVSLLQSSSYVRYRSKYVEPAGVNLGFLPSPCKKASSSMRGKENRKKLFKVPVAFGVMINSPEKDGVSLDVSDPAPLQNASNSMKGKQSRKRLLQLPVAVDVMKSSPKKEDASLDVSDLARLRNASNPSCPAVVKKCSHCQSSKTPQWREGPLGPQTLCNACGLRYRSGRLLPEYRPAASPTFMPSQHSNSHKKLVQMRIKAMKLTADI; the protein is encoded by the exons ATGCTTGATATG ATTGCTGCAGCTCCAAAGTTAAAGCAGCTGCACGAGCATGTTGATACCTCTAGATTGTGTATTCCTCGTCAGAGGAAATTTGCTAAGGTCCAAGAGTCTGGTTCCTTCCACACTCAAAGCCCTGTTTCGGTTCTTGAAAGCAGTAGCTCCTGCTTGAGAGAAAAGAGCTTGTCTATCAAATCTGAACATGCTGTTCCAGCACGAAGCAGATCGAAAAGAGTTAGATATTCAGGTATAAACCCGTGGCTTTTGGCAGCACATGAGCTTTCCACTTCTAAACGGACTTCAAATGCCGGGAGAAGTACAGAGAATAGGAAAAGATTATTTCTGCAGCCTGTTTCCATTGATTTGATGAGAAAATCTCCCGAAAATGTTGAAAACTCATTAACGGTCCCAGATCCTGCCCATCAAGTTAAGAAGTGTGCTCATTGCCAATCGACAAAGACACCACTCTGGAGAGAGGGGCCACTGGGGCCAAAGACTCTCTGCAACGCATGTGGGGTTCAATATCGATCTGGACGTCTATTTCCAGAATATCGACCAGCAGCAAGTCCTACATTTGTCCCATCTCAGCACTCGAACTCCCACAGGAAGGTGGTAGAGATGAGGAGCGGAACTAAACAATTGAAAGTTAAAATTGAG ATTGTTGGAGCTCCGGATCAAAAGCAGCTAACTAAGCACGTCAAGCGAATGCAGCTGGCCAAGCATGTTGATACCTCTAGCTCACTTCAGAGTGCTGGAGCTGCCAAGCAAAGGCAGCTGGCCGAGCTTGTTGACACCTCTAGCTCACTTCAGATTGCTGGAGCGCCCAAGCAAAAGCTTCTAGCCAAGTATGATGATGCCTCAAGCTCACTTCTGATAGCTGGAGCTCCCAAGCGAAAGCTGCTAGCCAAGTATGATGATACCTACAGCTCGCAAATTCCTTTGCAGAATAAATTGGCCAAGATTCAAGAATCCGGTGCCTCCTGTACTCAGAGTCACGTCTCACTCCTCCAAAGCAGTAGCTACGTCAGATACAGATCAAAATACGTTGAACCTGCAGGTGTAAACCTGGGGTTTCTGCCATCACCCTGCAAAAAGGCTTCAAGTTCCATGAGAGGTAAAGAGAATAGGAAGAAGTTATTTAAGGTGCCTGTTGCTTTTGGTGTCATGATAAACTCCCCCGAGAAAGACGGTGTCTCGTTGGACGTCTCAGATCCTGCACCTCTGCAAAATGCTTCAAATTCCATGAAAGGTAAACAGAGTAGGAAAAGGTTACTTCAGCTGCCTGTTGCTGTTGATGTCATGAAAAGCTCCCCCAAAAAAGAAGATGCCTCATTGGACGTCTCAGATCTTGCGCGTCTGCGAAATGCTTCAAACCCTTCTTGCCCTGCAGTTGTTAAGAAGTGTTCTCATTGTCAGTCATCGAAGACACCACAATGGAGAGAGGGACCATTAGGGCCACAGACACTCTGCAATGCATGTGGGCTCCGATACCGGTCTGGACGTCTACTCCCAGAGTATCGGCCAGCAGCAAGTCCTACATTCATGCCATCGCAGCATTCGAACTCCCACAAGAAGCTCGTGCAGATGAGAATTAAAGCTATGAAGTTGACTGCTGATATCTAG
- the LOC131000636 gene encoding uncharacterized protein LOC131000636, with amino-acid sequence MNILAWNIRGISSSMALLSHYCNLYQPCFLGIFEPKTRFSGIPSSFWRSLHLAPVHQNSRDRRRSNIWVFADPALVPTVVFSSAQVVVIQCTIMGIDCTLAFTHASCNYVERRQLWLDMIPFIVGHFLIIGDFNAILGAHERRGRRVPASTPCTEFRAFIDEHNLIQPDSSGPFFTWTDRRRFPSPIESVLDRALFSQAFEDMWYSINSMVLPRLGSDHSPILLKCQDTATPPKGRRFRFLNMWCLHEGFLDQVRASWSQPLDCLCPMVRVMKKLKRLRPTLKTWNKDTFGNYNVTLADLQQDLSSLQENIDERGYTDELFDQEVNLQARIGSVLLRKSEHLRQQSRVSWLSDGDRNTRFFHSMVKWRRSNQNIKKLNIDGVISEDPGVMAAHVIHFYEDLFSEPISPPVDRSWISGYIPASVSPAQSDMLVATPSAEDIRLTVFSMDMNSAPGPDGFNGAFFKHSWEVVGEDLIAAVRRFFTHSYLPQGLNSNLLCLLPKKTDAVLVSDFRPIVLGNFLFKVITKILASRLNEIAAVIVSANQFGFISGRSIQECILLASEGVNCMERSIQGRNMALKVDIRKAFDTLNWDFVEVVLDCFGFLQTFRHWIRVIFQSARISVLFNGEQHGYFGCSRGVRQGDPLSPILFALAEEVLSSMLSDAADRGFIARMRMSRSLLFPAHLLYADDVLLFCKATWRSCRMIESILHIYALVSGQFCNKAKSKVFFGKGVSVQLRRRLQRDLGFSTGSLPFIYLGVPIFAGRASAARLISTRDRIIAHFPRWQGMQLSMAGRLCLVTSVIQSAAVHSMLIYRWPTKLLHDLDRACRSFIWTGCTTSRPKSSVAWNRVCAPKTQGGLNVKSFTHISQSFMLRLGWLLITADSMGFQLFRQRYLDACLRPRSPWFSSTIWLGTRAAIQTLVSDTHCSIGSGSTILFWTDNWLGYRLVDRIGIPDTFHHALLQPISDYYFDYSWHFTLNFLQIFPDIAFDIVSVPISEGEDRRAWTHSHFGEVSASLASDHIRPCFPTVDWGKWIWAPFIPMRRSIVTWRVILGRLATASSLRRSGLVGPGWCPLCRNANEDIDHLFWDCTFARQIWRSLFGWFRVDSPLIHDIGSLLLWAMKVQTSKQVVNLWRMGVMSTIWSIWNIRNRVVFDAASVSERALSIQIKSFILETSQLCSGEMANSVEDLLILHGLGVPSRPRRPTSFVYVFWIPPPTPWRKINIDGSVHGSPPLIHAGGVIRDSSSVLGCFHFSAGRGWAFEAELLALIIALEQSVNHGWRHVWIETDCAYLVDLFSSRSDTVPWRFFSRWRKVLSSLAGFHFIITHIYREGNRVADCLASSVAEEGYWNFTIPDILQLVKDDRRQLPYIRVVN; translated from the coding sequence ATGAATATCTTAGCATGGAATATTAGAGGCATCTCTTCCTCTATGGCTCTTCTTTCACACTACTGCAACCTTTATCAACCgtgttttcttggtattttcGAGCCTAAGACACGGTTCTCTGGGATCCCAAGTTCTTTTTGGCGTTCTTTACATCTCGCTCCGGTGCATCAAAATTCACGGGACAGACGGCGCTCCAATATTTGGGTGTTTGCTGACCCCGCTTTAGTGCCGACGGTTGTTTTTTCCTCTGCTCAGGTGGTGGTCATTCAGTGTACTATTATGGGGATTGATTGCACTCTGGCTTTCACTCATGCTTCTTGTAACTATGTTGAGCGTCGCCAGCTTTGGTTAGATATGATTCCTTTTATTGTGGGTCATTTCCTTATAATTGGGGATTTTAATGCTATCTTAGGGGCCCATGAGCGGAGGGGAAGACGTGTCCCTGCTTCTACCCCTTGTACTGAGTTCAGGGCCTTCATTGATGAACATAACTTGATCCAGCCGGACTCTTCGGGTCCGTTTTTCACATGGACTGACCGTCGGAGATTTCCTTCCCCGATTGAATCGGTCCTGGACCGTGCTCTTTTCTCTCAAGCTTTCGAAGATATGTGGTACTCTATCAATTCGATGGTTCTTCCTAGACTTGGATCCGATCACTCCCCCATTCTGTTGAAATGCCAGGACACGGCTACTCCCCCCAAGGGTCGTCGATTTCGTTTCCTTAATATGTGGTGCTTACATGAGGGATTTCTGGATCAGGTCCGTGCTTCTTGGTCCCAACCGCTGGATTGTCTCTGCCCGATGGTTCGGGTTATGAAAAAGCTGAAACGTCTTCGCCCGACTCTCAAGACTTGGAATAAGGACACTTTTGGGAATTACAATGTTACCCTCGCCGATCTTCAGCAGGATCTGAGTTCACTTCAGGAGAATATTGACGAACGAGGGTATACAGATGAGCTCTTTGATCAAGAGGTTAACTTGCAAGCTCGCATTGGATCGGTCCTTCTGCGTAAGTCTGAGCATCTGCGGCAGCAAAGTAGGGTCTCTTGGCTTTCTGATGGAGATAGGAACACTCGCTTCTTCCATTCTATGGTTAAGTGGCGTCGTTCCAATCAAAATATTAAGAAGCTTAATATTGATGGGGTTATCTCGGAGGACCCGGGTGTCATGGCGGCCCATGTGATTCATTTTTATGAGGATCTCTTTTCGGAGCCGATTTCTCCGCCGGTGGATAGATCTTGGATTTCCGGTTACATTCCAGCTTCAGTCTCCCCTGCCCAGTCTGACATGCTCGTTGCTACTCCCTCTGCTGAGGATATTCGGCTGACTGTCTTCTCCATGGATATGAATAGTGCCCCTGGACCAGACGGGTTTAACGGCGCTTTCTTTAAGCATTCGTGGGAGGTGGTTGGGGAGGACCTTATTGCTGCCGTTCGTCGGTTCTTCACTCATAGCTATCTTCCCCAGGGCCTTAATTCCAACTTGCTTTGCCTTCTCCCAAAGAAGACTGATGCGGTTCTTGTCTCTGACTTCCGACCTATTGTGTTGGGAAATTTCCTTTTCAAGGTCATCACCAAGATTCTTGCCTCTAGGTTGAACGAGATAGCTGCTGTTATTGTCTCGGCCAATCAGTTTGGGTTTATCTCTGGGCGTTCTATACAGGAATGTATTCTGCTGGCCTCTGAAGGAGTGAATTGCATGGAGCGCTCAATTCAAGGGAGGAACATGGCTCTTAAGGTAGATATTCGGAAAGCTTTCGATACCCTGAATTGGGATTTTGTGGAGGTTGTGCTGGATTGCTTTGGTTTCCTTCAGACTTTCAGACACTGGATTAGAGTTATTTTTCAATCTGCCAGAATTTCGGTTCTCTTTAATGGAGAGCAGCATGGTTACTTTGGTTGCTCTCGAGGGGTTCGTCAGGGAGACCCTTTGTCTCCGATTCTGTTTGCTTTGGCGGAGGAGGTCCTGAGTAGTATGCTCTCGGACGCTGCTGATAGGGGATTCATTGCCCGTATGAGGATGTCCCGCTCTTTGCTTTTTCCCGCTCATCTCCTGTATGCTGATGATGTCCTACTTTTTTGTAAAGCTACTTGGCGCAGCTGCAGGATGATTGAATCGATTCTTCATATATATGCTTTGGTTTCTGGACAGTTCTGCAATAAGGCCAAATCCAAGGTTTTCTTTGGCAAAGGTGTTTCTGTTCAGCTGAGACGTCGACTACAGCGGGATCTGGGTTTCTCAACTGGTTCCCTTCCTTTTATCTATTTGGGAGTCCCCATTTTTGCTGGTCGTGCTTCTGCTGCCCGTCTTATCAGCACTCGTGATCGCATCATCGCCCATTTTCCTAGATGGCAGGGCATGCAGTTATCTATGGCGGGCCGTCTTTGCCTCGTCACTTCAGTCATTCAGAGCGCGGCTGTTCACAGTATGCTGATATATCGTTGGCCAACTAAGCTTCTTCATGATTTGGATAGAGCTTGTCGGTCGTTTATTTGGACTGGCTGCACTACTTCTAGGCCTAAGTCATCTGTGGCTTGGAATCGAGTTTGCGCCCCCAAGACTCAGGGTGGGCTTAATGTGAAATCCTTTACACACATCAGCCAGAGTTTCATGTTGAGGTTAGGCTGGTTGCTGATTACTGCGGACTCGATGGGTTTTCAGTTGTTTCGCCAACGCTATCTGGATGCGTGCCTAAGACCTCGCTCCCCTTGGTTCTCTTCTACGATTTGGTTGGGCACCCGAGCTGCTATCCAGACTCTCGTCAGCGACACTCATTGTTCTATTGGTTCTGGTTCTACTATTCTTTTTTGGACTGATAACTGGTTAGGGTATCGTCTGGTTGATAGAATCGGCATTCCGGATACTTTTCATCATGCTCTTTTGCAGCCGATCTCGGATTACTACTTTGATTATTCCTGGCACTTTACTTTGAATTTTTTGCAGATCTTTCCGGATATTGCCTTTGATATTGTCTCGGTTCCTATTAGCGAGGGAGAGGATCGAAGAGCTTGGACCCATTCTCATTTTGGTGAGGTCTCCGCGTCGCTTGCTTCGGATCATATTCGTCCCTGCTTTCCGACCGTTGATTGGGGTAAGTGGATCTGGGCTCCGTTTATCCCAATGCGGCGTTCCATTGTCACTTGGCGGGTGATTCTGGGGCGTCTTGCGACTGCTAGCTCTCTTCGTCGTTCGGGGCTGGTTGGTCCGGGCTGGTGCCCTCTCTGCCGGAATGCGAATGAGGATATTGATCATCTTTTTTGGGACTGTACTTTTGCTCGACAAATCTGGCGCTCCCTTTTCGGCTGGTTCAGGGTGGATAGTCCGTTGATTCACGACATTGGGAGTCTGCTTCTCTGGGCAATGAAGGTGCAGACTAGCAAGCAGGTTGTAAATCTTTGGCGAATGGGTGTTATGTCCACAATTTGGAGCATCTGGAATATTCGTAACAGAGTTGTATTTGATGCGGCTTCTGTCTCTGAGAGGGCACTTTCGATCcagatcaaatcttttattttggaAACTTCCCAATTATGTTCTGGTGAGATGGCTAACTCTGTTGAGGACTTACTGATTCTTCATGGTCTTGGGGTGCCAAGCAGACCTCGTCGCCCGACCtcttttgtttatgttttctggATTCCGCCTCCGACTCCTTGGCGCAAAATCAATATTGATGGCTCGGTTCATGGATCCCCTCCTCTGATTCACGCTGGTGGAGTTATCAGAGATTCTTCTAGCGTTCTGGGTTgttttcatttctctgctggACGTGGTTGGGCTTTTGAGGCAGAGCTGCTTGCCCTCATCATTGCTTTGGAGCAATCTGTCAATCATGGTTGGAGACACGTTTGGATCGAGACGGACTGCGCTTATTTGGTGGATCTTTTCAGTTCTCGGTCAGACACGGTTCCTTGGAGGTTCTTCAGCCGGTGGCGTAAGGTTCTCTCTTCCCTTGCTggttttcattttattatcacTCACATCTACAGGGAAGGGAACCGGGTTGCGGATTGTTTGGCTTCTTCTGTAGCGGAGGAAGGCTATTGGAATTTTACGATCCCGGATATCCTACAGTTGGTGAAGGATGACAGGCGGCAACTTCCTTACATTCGGGTTGTCAATTGA